AACAATGTAAAAATCTGTTAACATTTAGATGCAATGTTGCATTAATAAATCCAAGACAAAAACCTCTTAGATGCAATGTGTACCTTTGAGCCTTAAAATCTTTCATGACCTCAAGGAAcatgtcatatttttctttttggtcttGAAACATCTCCTTCACATCCTTGAGATAGGATAAGGCATCATTTGTTGTTAGTTTTTGCGAGGGAACACCAAGACCActacctcctcctcctcctcctactCCTactcctccacctccacctccacctccacctccaccaccaccaccaccaccaccacctcctcctcctccacctgGTGGAACTTGGGATTGCCCAAAGCTTCAcacccaaaaatatatatattcaaaaaatattagtaTAACCACGATTCATTAACATCTATATTAATATAACCACAAAACATATTCAAACTATCTAAAAAGTTTATAACTTTCTGCTGATACTCAACCAATTCcaacatcaaaaataataattcttaaCAATTAATCCCCAACAGAACAAATTCCAAGCTTTTGTTTCTCTCAATGAACTTCAAAGATTCTCTCACAGAACTTCCCCAaaaaataacatccaattaCAAGAAACAAGCAGAACCCATTACAATACCAACCCATAAGAGCAtgattcaaaatccaaaccacAGTACAGAAAGAAAACCCATATCTCTCTTCCCTCACAGAAACCCCAGATAGATAATTTCAGCAAAATCCCATCATTCAAACTAacaacacaaccaccaaaatacaAACACATACCTACCCTCACACACACGAAACATTTTTTTAGCAAACCAAACAGAACTTAAAACGAATCAAACGAATTCTACCCAAAAGCGTATAGAGAAAGAAACTCACGAGTCTCCACGCGAAGAACCAAACGGCCGCTTGAATTGCGAAGAGCTACCATACACGTCATCTCGTAACCTCTTCATCTTCGAACTAATCTACCAcgaaaaaacacaaagaacccagaaaaaaaattacaaagaaactaaaccaaacacacaaagcaattttgaaagcaaaagcaaaaaaccaaaaaaaaaaaaaattaataataaaaactcaCAGCTCTGAGGCTCAGAGATTAGAGTAAACAGATCTCTACAAGAGCTTGATCGCCTCCAAAGAACGAAGAtgagaaaatagtttttttccttttcacgTTGGCGAATTGTACAGGaaagatttatatatttatatatgcgtgagtttgtgtatatatttttcagagagagagagagagagagagagagaagtataAAGGGAAGGTGAGGAAATTTATGtgttagaaagaaaaaagtttatGGTTTTGGTTATTGGGTTCGTGAGACAATTTGAGTCAAGATGGAATCGGACCCATGGTTTTTGTACATACTGCCTGAAGTGGGTTTTAGTTCAAAGAGATTCGGatccatgttttttttctttttcttttttggtttttttttttttttttttacatggttAAATTGTTGTGTTATATACTGAATAATTTCTTTTTGTACTGATGctttatacatttttaattgTGTTGTAAAGGTCAGAATTAGAATTGGGTGTATGGAATAATGTCTTGTACTCTCGTTACTCAAAAGTATGGTATGTCGTTAAGTTAAAAAATAGTTGGTATACGTGTCAAAATTAGAATTAGTGTTCATTTAAGGAGTAACATGTCAAAAGTATAGAACATGGACGACTCAAGACAGAAGGCCTccaatgaaaagaaaactaataatTGAGTTAGacatattatcaattgaaaatgaGATATACAAGAATCATTAAATACCTCATTGAGATGGAAACTTACTAATAATTTGAAAGTTTTGCATTCTTgttgtattaattaataatatactagtttttttatacatgtcaaaataataattagggTTCATATGATTTTCTTCCATTTATCTTTTAATgtcaattaatttcaattacTAAAGACACTAAGAAAATGCATCTTGGAATTTAAGGTGAATAAGAGGATACTACCTAAtataatgttataaaaaaaatgtattttggaaagaaaaagttTACATTAAATATGATGCCATATTttgcatatcaaattttatggTAACATTGGATGTGATTTCTTGTCTAGTTGTCTTCATTGAATAGCTATATATCATTTTGGTATGAAAATGTGTCAATAGAagcatttttttatgtataaataaTATGATTTCATAGTTAGCTTATACATACATGTTAGTTCCAATAGAATCGATGGTAATACCGTTAGAGTGGGAATCATCAACACaatattagagaaaaaaaaaatctaacataaCCAATTTAacgtaaattttatttcttactaCAAATTGGTGAAGCAACATCATCCACCAAGTGGGGATTATTGCGTGAGTGAGAATGTACCATATTATGGTGGGATCACCCATCACTATTATACATTAACAATACAAAGCTTTGAAAATGcctgaaaaattggaaaaaaaaagtatgggaTAAGGATAAGGTAgtgatatttgtttatatatatatatttagatgaCACTATTAAAACACTTTCATCCTATCCCAAAAagttgtaattatttttcaaagcTAAAAAAACTTGTTCAATTTTGGACTCCATAGTCCATagtattatttctttaaaatatatatatatatatatatatattccatagTATTACTTGTGGAGTGAAAGTCCTTAAATCTTTTAACATTAATAGTATTctctttataaaattttattctcgACTGTATCTACTCAAGGTCGTTGAAGTTTAGGAAGTTAAATGGGCTATGGGAGCAAACTATTGATGACAAATATTACAATTGAACATAGAAAGAGATGCTctaactgtgtttcaagatgtGAGCCATTCAAAGAATACCCAAGTTGACATATAGGATCAAGTCAAAATggcatgcctttttttttttttttttaactttccttTAAGTGGGTGAATAGATAAATAAACCAAGTTGCACATAAATTAACCAAATGAATGTGGTGTGTGGTTTTTTGAGATTGCTGtatcttcatctttcttttaataGAAATCATTTTCttgaaggaaaagaaacaaGTCCTTTGTTTAATCAGTTAAGTAAATTTAAGTTGttaaccaccaccaccaagtGAGTTGGGCTAACGCTATATTAGTAGATGTCTTGGATTGTGAATATTGCGCTAAGAGCAAGTCTAATGAGACCAATTGggattttggtcttttttttttataatcccAATTGGGCTTAAACTTGTCACAATTCAGAACTGCATTATTAGATTTTCTTTGGGCCTATAGCCCAGTAGCCAGCTTAAAAGATAGTACTATGAATCCCAATAAAGCAGCTGTGTGGAGATTGCTCAACTAGAAGTACCAACTCATTTACTCATCGGATCGTATGAAGCAAAAGTACAAACTCTTGTTCCCcataaaaaaaactgaaaaacaaagtacaaaaacaCCTGTTCATGTCATGTGACTGTGTTTATACCTGCATGCTtgagttgtaattttattttgctAAGTTGAATTGTAATTTGCCGTTTGTATATTATTATGAGCAATGCTAgactttttttctcctcttcttCTGAAAGTTGTAAATTTGATTAAACAATATAACTGTTACATAGTTCTACCATTAACACTACATATATTATGTATTTGTAAGTGGTTAAAATATTTTGTGGGGTATTTGAGGGAACCTAGCtatcacaaaagaaaaatctagcTAGTCCTACACTTGCACAAAATAAGCATGGCATCCCTGATAGGGGTGGCAATGAGCACTCTAAAGCTCAAGTTAGTATCCAAGAAAAAGGCTTTACAAAAAGGTGTGAGTTTTTGGCTCTGAACTTGCATCCCTATAAGAAGGTGGTAGTCGGGTATTTATACCCCTAACGGGTATGTGATTGGCCTGTGGAATACATCATTGCCTTCCTATGTTGTTTTCGGTTGATGTGAGAAGTTCTTGCCCATCTTGTTGGCCTCGATGCTTCTAGAGTGGTTGGGACTCCTATCAGGGGACAATCCACATTGCATTAAATGCTAAAAGGGTTATTGAGTGTAATAAATGTGATATTGACTTATTTAACCCTTTGATTGGCTTTTTAaaattcccaattttttttaaaagctcaATCTCAATAATTGAGTTAGCCATATTATCAGTGGAAAATAAGATAtacaaaaatcattaaataCTAGATtgagatgaaaaattattaattaaatataaaaatgctCTATTTAAAATTACGACCTTAGACCTAAAATTGTATTAAGCTAGCTTTGGTATGGAATAATTTCCCTTTTATATTGATGTATTATATTTCGGTTATGTTAATAAATAGtttttataaatgttaaaattagaGATTAGAGTAAACATATCTCTACAAGAGCTTGATTGCCTACAAAGAACAaacatgagaaaataaaattttccttctcATGTTGGCGAATTGtacaggagagagagagagagagagagagagagatatatatatatataaataaataaataaagagagaagGTGAGGAAATCTATGTGTTAGAAACTTGGAATGAAAAAAGCTTATGGTTTTGGTTATTGGGTTCGTGAGACAAGTTGAGTCAAGACGGATTTGGAcccatggtttttttttttttttttttacatgattaTATTATTGTGTGATATTGGGTGTATTGAATAATTTCTTTTTGTATTGatgttttatacatttttaGTTGTGTTAATAAATAGAGTTTATGTATGTTAAAATTAGAATCAAGATAAAATGTATGGAATAATATCTTGTTGCTCGAAACTATAGCATGTCGTTAGGTTAGAAAATAATTGTAAACATGTCAAAATTGGAATTAGTATTATTTAAGGAGTAATATGCCGAAAGTATGGAACATAGGCAACTAAAGGCATAAGGCCTTTggtaaaaagaaaactaatagTTGAATTAGTCATATTATCAACTGAAAATGAGATATACAAGAATCATTAAATACTTTATCTAGAAAATTACTAATAATTTGAAAGGTTTGCATTCTagttatattaattaataatatactAGTTTTTATACATGTTTAAATCAGAATTGGTTCATgtattttcttctatttatCTTTTAATGTCAATTAATTTTAGTTACTAAAGTCACTAAGAAAGTGCATCTTGGAATTTAAGGGGAATAAGAGAATACTATTTATATGAGCCTAATATAATGTTATAAACAAaagtgttttggaaaaaaaaaatttacattaaatATGATGTCATATtttgcatgtcaaattttatggtAACATTggatataattatttttctagttGTCTTCATTGAATAGctaaatatctttttctttttttttttttttttttttttttttttttttttttttttttgagaatgagctAAATATCATTTTGGTATGAAAATATgtcaataaaaacattttttttaatgtataaataaaatgatttcataGTTTACACATACATATTAGTTCCAACGGTGCAGATGGTAATACCGTTAAAATGGGAATCACCAACAcaataatagagaaaaaaataatctaatatAACCAACTTAacattaaatttatttcttactGTAGATTGGTGAAGCAACATCATCCACCAAGTGGGGGTTATTGCATAAGTAAAGGTACACCATATTACGATGGGATCACCCATCACTATTATATGCTAACAATACAAACCTTTGAATAtgcctggaaaaaaaaaaaaatatatatatatatatatatgtataggaTAAAGATAAGATAGTGATAATATATTTAGATGACACTATTAAAACATTTTCATCTTGTCCCACAGagttgtaattatttttcaagGCTAAAAAAACTTGTTCAATTTTGGACTCCATGGTCCATAGTATTACTTTACAGTAACTGTGGAGTGTTAGTATTTAAATCTTTTaacatgtttctcaaaaaataaaagttaaaacataaatagtattctctttaaaaaattgtattatcaACTGTATCTACTCAAGGTGGTTCAAGTTGTGGAAGTTAAATGGGCTGTGGGAGCAAACTATTGAtgaaagattttaaaaatggtatatagaaagaaagagatgcCCTAACTGTGTTTGAAGATGTGAGCCACTCAAAGAATAACCCAGGTTCAGAAATAGCTCAAGTTGTAGAAAACATATGGGATCAAGTCAAAATGGCatgccttttaaaaaaaaaaaaaaaaaaaaaaaaaaaaactttccttcaaGTGGGTGAATAGATAAATAAACAAGTTGCaaatgaattaaccaattaaaaaTGTAGGTTGGTTTTTTGAGATTACTGtatcttcatctttcttttaatataaataattttcgtaaggaaaggaaaggaaaatatagGATTCTctttttacccttaaaaaaaccTTTATTTAATGAGTTAAGCCTCCGTATGGGCACTGCGTTTTGCGTCCACGTCTGGACACAAAACGTGTttcacccttttctttttttttttttttttttttctgtgcgGTGATTGTTGATTGGAAATATGTGAACAGTGCACACTTTTGCAACTTTTTTAGCACCTTTTAATcaacttttcagcaacttttctGTTACAGaacccacaaacttcactttttagcaattttttttattaaaaataggtcctatgatctattcacatatttaaaaattattttgatatagtatttttcaattttcagctttCAGCTGCAATCCAAGTAAATTTAAGTTGTTAAAGTGTAAacaaacaccccccccccccccccccgagtAAGTTGGGCCAACGCTATAATAGAAGTCCCCTTGTATTGTTAACATAGCGCTAAGGTAACGAGACCAATTGGGCTTAAATTTTTCACAATTCAGAACTGCATTATTTGATTTGCTTTGGGCCTATAGCCCAGTAGGCAGCTTAAAAGATAGTACTATGAACACCGAGCACCATGAGTACCAACTTATCACTCATCGGACAGTGGGAAGCAAAAGTACAAACTCTTGCTCCacatcaaaaactgaaaaacgtAGTGCAAAAACTCCTGTtcatgtttttgtgtttaaacCTGCTtgagttgtaattttattttcctaagtTGAATTGTAATTTTTCGTTTGTATATTATTATGAGCAATGCCAGACTTTTTTTTATCTCCACTTCTTTCTAAAAGTcgtaaatttttattaaaacaatataACTGTTACACAGGTCTACGATTAAcactaaaaatattatgtatttgTAAGTGAATAGAATATATTGAGGGGTTTGAGAGAagcttttacaaaagaaaattctagcCAATACTGCACCCGCACAAAATGAGCATCGTAACCTTGGTAAGGGTGGCAATGAGCACTCCGAAGCTCAAGTTAACATCCAGGAAGAAGACTTTACAAAAAAAGTGAGTTTTTGGCTCTGAGATTGCATCATGAGATGGTGGCAATGGGGTATTTATACCCCTGACAGGCACATGCTTGGCCTATGGAATACATCATTCCTCTCCTATGTTGTTTTTAGTTGATGTGACAAGTTGCTACCCATCTTGTAGGTCTTAAAAGTTCATTGGGAGTGGTTGGAAATTTTGTCAGACGACAATTCACATCGTATTAAATGCTATGTAGGTTATTGAGTGTAATAAATGTGATACTGATTGATTTGACCCCTTGATTAGCTTTTTAAAGACTTAAGTAGATCAGCCATTGTGAACAATGTATTGAGCAAACTGAGCTGGTCACGTGTGCCAATCATGACAAATGTTAATGAAAGTTACCATTTTACCCTCGTATCGGTATCAATCTATATCAAcaactattaaaatatttataaaacaatttttgttattaaaattatGGTATTTTTGTGTGCTCTAACTCAGTTGACACTGCTTCCTTGTAAGTGTTAGGTGGGAGGTTAagttgaaaattcaaaacctaTATCTACTTGGTGGGTGTGTAACTTatggataaaataaataaatttattgtatttgtataaaaaataaaaataaaaaaagaaaaaaaaaagaaaaaaaaaaaggaaaaaacaaacagCTGTAACTATGTTTAATTCTCAATGAAGTTATTGACCCAAAATGCAAACTACAAAGTATGCGTTTAACCCAAACCTGCCACCTGCTAGCCTATTGGACATGGTACTATGGTAGTACACTACcaagctcaactagtaaagggGTTTATACTCAATGAATTACCAAAATTCAAACAGAAAACAATTATATCGAAATTTGATTGCAGGGAATTTTCCATTGCTTTGTCTTTGTCCAGCCTGAGCTGGTCAAGACTAGGATCACAATCAGCATTGGATTTAAAGACTGCATCTGGTACAAATCTTGAAAAATCATCAAGCAAATCTGGATGATCATCAAAAAGAGTTGCAAcctgaaaattgtaaaacaaaaacCACTGAGAATATTAAAATCCAGTCCACTAAGTCTACTGAAAGTTACATGAATAAGAAAactttagaatttaaaaaaaaaaaaaaaaaaaaaaacgagccATAACACATGTTTACCTCATTGTAGGCCTTAGTTGTTATGCCTTTGTGCTCCTTCTGGTACACATTCATAATGTGTTGGAATGCTTTATAAACACGTTCATCATTTTGAAAGCGTTtctgtacaaaaaaaaaaattcaacattaaACTGCAAGGAACCAGCATTTGCAGTTGAAATTCAACAAAGCAAAACAATATCTTCACCTTTATCTTGTTCACAAAGCTGATAGCTTCTTGAAATTCAACCTTATTTTGTGGAGGACCTAGAAATTCAACTGTTGACTGACTCTTTAAGGTATCTTTGTCATCATAAGAAGCCAAATTTGCATTCACTCCAAAACCTTCGACTTTCCTGGCAGATTTTCTTTTGCCTTCGTTTAACTCAAGGTGTTCAACACTAAGATCACGATCAGCATTTGTAATGCTCCTATCCCGCCGGATAGGATTCTgaaagaaatagatttatttgctcaCTATTAAGAATCTactgaaaagaataaaaagatgaaatgTACAAAGaaggtattaaaaaaataaccttTTCCACATGCTTTTTCCGCAATGCAGGAGTGGCAGACTGAAATGAGTTCTGTGCTAAAACAGATTCTGCTCCCGGAACAAATTTTGTGAACTCATCAAGCAAATCTAGATGACCATCAAAAAGAGTGGAAACctgaaattgaaaaacataAACCACTAAGAATACTGAAAATTACATTAACAAGAAAACTTTCCAATTAAACAAGAGCAGAGAAACAAACAGAGCCACAACATATATTTACCTCACTGTAGAcctcatttattttcttgtgcTCCTTCCGGTACATA
This DNA window, taken from Quercus robur chromosome 2, dhQueRobu3.1, whole genome shotgun sequence, encodes the following:
- the LOC126715026 gene encoding paired amphipathic helix protein Sin3-like 2, whose translation is MKRLGDSVYDSSSQFKRRFGSSPEDSHGQSQVPDGGEGGSVTWRKPKMTDAITYVKAVKDTFQDQKEKYDMFIEVLKDFKAQRTDNVGVIDRVKELFKGHNYLIFGFNAFLPEGYEITLDDDKAAPQKKATEYLEAISFVNKIKKRFQNDEHVYKSFLDILSMYRKEHKKINEVYSEVSTLFDGHLDLLDEFTKFVPGAESVLAQNSFQSATPALRKKHVEKNPIRRDRSITNADRDLSVEHLELNEGKRKSARKVEGFGVNANLASYDDKDTLKSQSTVEFLGPPQNKVEFQEAISFVNKIKKRFQNDERVYKAFQHIMNVYQKEHKGITTKAYNEVATLFDDHPDLLDDFSRFVPDAVFKSNADCDPSLDQLRLDKDKAMENSLQSNFDIIVFCLNFGNSLSINPFTS